tttgtgctcactactaaattacaaatcattgtaaattaaaattggctttgatataccttgggatccgggtggatccattacttgagcactatatgcctagcttaatggctttaaagaaagcgctggcaaggagacaacccagaagttttagagagtcatttatttctgttgagtgcttttatatagtttaaaaacaaaaaataaataaagaggggaacccaaaacttttcaaaaagaaaagcgaaagtgagaaagacaagcattgttgatgtgggagctagccttgagctttgttcatgctcacggaaacattgtgaatcttgattacagaaacttttaaacaaaaataattatccccttgtacaattccattgtattacaaaaataatgtgccaaggtttgcctttaggatgtttacaatgcttgttggtttgtgcggtgcaggacagaaactttggttgtagcgcacgattttacatttttactggaacatcaaatggttctgattctttttgcactatctttctatacaaattgtttatttttcctaattttggcatactttttaaagtatcagaagtatggtgaatgttcaaattattacagactattatgttttagacagattctgtttttgatgcatagtttgcttgttttgatgaaactatcaatttatatcagtggattaagccatggaaaagttatattacagtagatacaatgcaaaaaaatatgaattggtttgcaatagtacttagagtagtgatttgctttattatactaacggatcttaccgagttttctgttgaagttttgtgtggatgaagtgttcgatgatcgagaaggtctcgatgtgagaagaaggaagagaggcaagagctcaagcttggggatgcccgaggcaccccaagtaactgttgggtacacgaactacacgatctttgagctaagcttaggattgggtctcgtccatcacatcattctcctaatgatgtggtctcgttatcaatgacatccccatgtccatagccaggaaaccatgactatttgttgatcaacgagctagtcaactagaggctcactagggacacattgtggtctatgtattcacacatgtattatgatttccggataatacaattatagcatgaataatagacaattatcatgaacaaggaaatataataatcattttattattgcctctagggcatatttctaacagtctcccacttgcactagagtcaatcatctagttacattgtgatgaatcgaacacccatggaattctggtgttgatcatgttttgctctagggagaggtttagtcaatggatctgcgacattcagatctgtatgtactttacaaatatctatgtctccatcttgaacattttcacgaatggagttgaagcgacgcttgatgtgcctggtcttcttgtgaaacctgggctccttggcaagtgcaatagctccagtgttgtcacagaagagtttgatcggccccgacgcattgggtatgactcctaggtcggtgatgaactccttcacccaaatttcttcatgcgctgcctccaaggctgccatgtactccgcttcacatgtagatcccgccacgacgctctgcttgcagctgcaccagcttactgctccaccattcaacatatatacgtatccggtttgtgacttagagtcatccagatctgtgtcgaagctagcatcgacgtaaccctttacgacgagctcttcgttacctccatgaacgagaaacatgtccttagtccttttcaggtacttcaggatatccttgaccgttgtccagttttccttgccgggattgctttggtaccttcctaccaaacttacggcaaggtttacatcaggtctggtacacagcatggcatacataatagaccctatggctgaggcttaggggatgacactcatctcttctatatcttctgccgtggtcggacattgagctgagctcaatttcacaccttgcaacacaggcaagaaccccttcttagactaatccatattgaacttcttcaatatcttatcaaggtatgtgctttgtgaaagacctatgaggcgtcttgatctatctctatagatcttgatgcctaatatataagcagcttctccaaggtcctccaCTGAAAAACTctcattcaagtaggccttaatgctgtccaaaagttctatatcatttcccatcaaaagtatgtcatctacatataatatgagaaatgctacagagctcccactcactttcttgtaaacgcaggcttcttcataagtttgcataaacccaaacgctttgatcatctcatcaaagcgaatgttccaactcggagatgcttgcaccagcccataaatggatcgttggagcctgcataccttgttagcattcttagggtcgacaaaaccttccggctgcgtcatatacagttcttccttaaggaaaccattaaggaatgccgttttgacgtccatttgccatatctcataatcatagaatgcggcaattgctaacatgattcggacggacttcagcttcgctacgggtgagaaagtctcatcgtagtcaaccccttgaacttgtcgataactcttagcgacaagccaagctttatagatggtcacattaccatccgcgtctattttcttcttaaagatccatttattttctatggctcgccgatcaacgggcaagtcagtcaaagtccatacttccttttcatacatggatcctatctcggatttcatggcttccacccatttgtcggaatctgggcccgccatcgcttcttcatagttcgaaggttcatcgttgtctaacaacatgatttccaatacagggttaccgtaccactctggtgcggaacgtgtccttgtggacctacgaagttcagtagcaacttgatctgaaatttcatgatcatcatcatcaacttcctctctagtcggtgcaggcacctcaggaacattttcttgagctgcgccacttaccggttcaagaggtaatacttcatcaagttctaccttcctcccacttatttctttcgagagaaactctttctctagaaaggacccattcttggcaacaaaaatcttgccttcggatctgaggtagaaggtatacccaacagtttctttaggggatCACAAATCAGCCAGCTCACCAAACGTCCAATCTGCCCCCACATGGTCATTTGATTTGGTCAATGCAACATACGGTTGTCCCTCCCCTTCCTCATTCCTTATTTTCTTCTCGCGTCCCAGCACAACCCACTCGTAGTGCCGCTCTTGTAGTAGGAACAAGCACCGTTCGACGGCGATGCCGCATACCTCGCAACAATGACTTATGTTGTCAACTGATGAGCTCGTTGCACCAACACCGTCCCCATCCCAGCATCGGCAATCTCTACATTCCGGACAAATGAGCTCGCGGCACCGGCGTTGTTCCCCATTGTAGCAGTGGTGATGCTGCAACTCGATGAGCTAGGCCACATGGTCATTTGATTTGGTCAATGCAACATACGGTTGTCCCTCCCCTTCCTCATTCCTTATATTCTTCTCACGTCCCAGCACAACCCACTCGTAGTGCCGCTCTTATAGTAGGAACAAGCACTGTTCGACGACGACGTCGCATACTTCGCAACAATGACTTATGTTGTCAACTGATGAACTCGTTGCACCGACGCCGTCCCCATCCCAGCGTCGGCAATCTCTACATTCCGGACAAATGAGCTCACGGCACCGACGTCGTTCCTCATTGTAGCAGTGGTGATGCTGCAACTCGATGAGCTAGCAGCGTGACGATGCCCACATCACAACAAGGGTGATGCTGCAGTCACATGACCTCCTAGCATCGGTGATGCTGCGAGCAGTGGGTGATGTTGTGAACCCTCATCCCTGCTCTGCTCTTGCAGCACCCCTGGAGGCCCTATTGTAACAGACATCGTCGGGCATCTCCCTGTCGTAGCATCCACTGCCCATCACAACACACATCACCCTCCTCCTTCACTTTAGTCATTGGCATCTTCATAGCATACCACGGTCGCCATCGAAGCACTTCTCACAACTCCTTACAACTGTGTGCGGTCGATGTTGCAACGCTCCTCTTGCAGCATTGCGACATGTGCCTTTTTAGCACGAAGTGCCACCATGCAGCACCCCACCCCCGTTGGAGTGCAACACGCATGGTGGCCCCTGTTGCCGACCTTGCAGCACCATTGCCCCTGGCTATGGTATCGGGGCCTAGCTTCCTTGTAGTAACGGCGGCTACNNNNNNNNNNNNNNNNNNNNNNNNNNNNNNNNNNNNNNNNNNNNNNNNNNNNNNNNNNNNNNNNNNNNNNNNNNNNNNNNNNNNNNNNNNNNNNNNNNNNNNNNNNNNNNNNNNNNNNNNNNNNNNNNNNNNNNNNNNNNNNNNNNNNNNNNNNNNNNNNNNNNNNNNNNNNNNNNNNNNNNNNNNNNNNNNNNNNNNNNNNNNNATGAGGACAACGATATGGCAGCATGTCTCGTGACAAATGTGCAATTAGTTCATAAATAAGACACTTGGTTGAAAAATGTCAACCGTGTTTTGTAAAATACATAAAATCAAAACTATAACTGCACGTAGATTTGTTTGGTAGTGAGACATAACCTCACGTACCAGATGGTCACGAGGCACGGATTATTTCCCAGGTTCGGTCCTCATTATGCAACAAACACCATACAGTCCATACTCCTCATTATGCAACAAACACCATATAGTGCCTTCGGCAAGTTGGATGTCATCTCGTCAAGCCCAATACATGGCATTTGTGGCACGGAAATACAATGAAATCACTTCCCCTCAGACAAGCCCCCATCGGTATCCGCAATTGCCGGACATTGTTCAGGTCTCTAGAAGAGCTCAggatgttttttattttttgtaccCATAAGCAGTTAACTGTTCAACAAGCATATAACAACAAACAGAATCACCACCATCCAAAGTCATATTATAACTCCACGAATATACGAGTAGATGGATGAATGGTTGTCCTTCAAGGCATATACGAGTAGATGGATGCCAAATTGCTAAAGGCATGCTGGCTAGGCTAGGAGCGTTCCATCCATCACAGTAAGAGCTTCTCCCTGGATCTGCACTCTCTGATTTGCGTCATCCAGTTGCAGGTATAGTGTTCCACCCCTTGGAGATGCCTGATGATACATATGAAGGAAAGCCAACATCATGGTTCAGCTGATCGAGTGCATGTTGCAGCACCATTTTTTAAATAAAATATTTTTTTAGTTTATATCAATTAAATTGCTGAAAACACAGCTAAGCACATACTTGAAATGCCGTCATTTTTTGCTTCCCCAGCTTTCTACCCCAATAGGGTGCCAAAACACAATGTGTACTGCCAGTAACAGGGTCCTGTCGAAATATAGTGATCAAAGGGTATGAGTTATGGAACAGGAAGATGTATTACATGGAGAATATCGAATGCCAATATACGCCCAATGGTAAATGTTGAATGAATGAGTTTTTTCTTATGTTGTACTAAATCagcaacacttattttgggacggagggagtatatacttaGTGTTCAACTACTCCTATGTAATACAAGACATTCCAATTCCTTGGTGAAATTATCTGTCACAACTGCAAGGTAAAAACTGCCTAGTTAACATTACTAATTACGAAATCGAGACAAGGAAGGCTCAGAACAAGCTGGAAGTAGACAACTCAATAGACTACATGACTATGGTAACCAGACTGAAAGATGTAAACATTACACATGAGCATAATTAGGTACCGCAACTTGGGAGAGGCAATCATGCACTCATTTTTAGTTAGCTAAGTACATATTGAAGTACAAAAAATGGTCGATGATGTGGTAAGTTAAATAAGTTTTGCCGTTTCTATATGCTTTGGACTAACAAAGGACATCACCTCATCTATCCCAAATTTTGGGCAGAAGAAACGTGTAAAGAAGTCATAACCAGATCCAGCCGGCGCCGGTCCTGTAAAAATAAGACCCCTGCAGGCCAAGTTTTTAATTTCATCGATGCTAGGAAGGATATTAACAACTTCTTTTCCTGAAGAAAGTTCCACCTGAAAATCATGCAAGATTTTTATTGAcaattaatgtttctgaaagaccatACATTCGCACCAGCATGCTCCATTATAAAATGAGGAAGTTGATCCTCAAATGTAACTATGGAAACAAAAATATGGGGAGAGACAGTACAATGAGGTCGCCGTCGGTAGCCGATTTGTGAACGCTGACAATGGGTGCACCGTTTAGGGTCTCCAGAATCGACGGCGTTTCGTTGCATTCCAGAAAACCAATCATGGGGAAATCCAGCTCAATAAACAGCTTCCCCTGCTCCTCACCAGGGACGCCAGTGCTCCCTGGTGCGGGGACTTTCTTGGCAGTCAGGATCCCGGACCTGGTCATGAACTCCAGCTTGCCATGCTCCGGAAGAACAGTCGTGAAGAGGAAGTGCGCAGAGGCCAACGTCGCGTGGCCGCAGAGGTCAACCTGAAAACAATGAAATGATGAGTCAAGGTAGGTAACTGTGCAAATCAACATGTTCAGAAGTTCAGGTCGATACTGGTCGTAAGAGGGGGCTCTGGGATTTGTGGACGAGATGGATGGGGAGCCAGGATACCTCGGTGACGGGAGTGAACCATCGGAGGTGGAACCGCGGGGCTGCGCCGGCTCCCCCGGAGGAGTCCCGGGCGAGGAAGGCGGTCTCCGAGAGGTTGAACTCGGCGGCGACGGACTGCATCCACCGGTCGTCCACGGCCGCGGAGGCGCCCTCCTCTTCGAGGAGGCATACTGCGGCGGGGTTGCCCTTGAACGGCTCAGCCGCGAAGGCATCCACCTGCGACGAGACAGACGATGACGGCCGCGCCAGCGTCACTTCTCCTTCCGGACAGATTTGCGAGTGAAGAACAGGAGAGGGGAAGATAGTAGTACTGACCACGGCGTATCGGATGGCTTTTTTCCCCATTTCTCCgaacaaggcggcggcggcggcggcggcagggtaacagcaacggcggcggcggcggcggctgcaaatTTGCGGGAGCTGCTGATAATCGTGGGGACACTGGGGAGGtagtcaagtactccctccgtaatcaGCAATGACAAGTACAACATGGAGATTTTGTCTTCCCGTCAGTTGTCACCGGAGTAACTAAATAATACTCGTTGAGTCCGGAATTACCCGCCGCTTAAACGGATATACTAGTATATTGCACTAAAATACTTCTGGATACATCTAAGACACTAATTTCCAACAGAGGTAATACATGAATGTATTTTTTTCAGTGGTGAGCGAACTTCTGTGGACTTTCGTGCTTTCCCGTCATACTAAGTTGGGTTTTCATTTTTCTATGTTGAACCTTGTCATTGTTTATTTGTATTTTTAAAAGAAAAGCCTAAGGAGCGTTCGGCTTTAAATTAATGAAGCTAACTAGATAAGAGTATACAATGTACAAAGTCAGACATTACAACTAGAGCAAATGATAGTACTTATATAGACTAGCTcaaatcaaaggagcaatatgaccaGAAAAGACATAAAGCTAAGGATCACATCGACTGAT
The Triticum dicoccoides isolate Atlit2015 ecotype Zavitan chromosome 3A, WEW_v2.0, whole genome shotgun sequence genome window above contains:
- the LOC119267937 gene encoding uncharacterized isomerase BH0283-like; this encodes MGKKAIRYAVVDAFAAEPFKGNPAAVCLLEEEGASAAVDDRWMQSVAAEFNLSETAFLARDSSGGAGAAPRFHLRWFTPVTEVDLCGHATLASAHFLFTTVLPEHGKLEFMTRSGILTAKKVPAPGSTGVPGEEQGKLFIELDFPMIGFLECNETPSILETLNGAPIVSVHKSATDGDLIVELSSGKEVVNILPSIDEIKNLACRGLIFTGPAPAGSGYDFFTRFFCPKFGIDEDPVTGSTHCVLAPYWGRKLGKQKMTAFQASPRGGTLYLQLDDANQRVQIQGEALTVMDGTLLA